A window from Bosea sp. ANAM02 encodes these proteins:
- the rpoB gene encoding DNA-directed RNA polymerase subunit beta: MVNSLQGRRRVRKFFGKLKEVAEMPNLIEVQKASYDQFLMVDEPKGGRADEGLQSVFKSVFPIGDFSGASLLEFVKYTFEPPKYDVDECRQRGMTFSAPLKVTLRLIVFDIDPDTQAKSVKDIKEQDVYMGDMPLMTDNGTFIVNGTERVIVSQMHRSPGVFFDHDKGKTHSSGKLLFAARIIPYRGSWLDIEFDAKDIVYARIDRKRKIPVTSLLFALGMDGEEILSRFYNHITYTKDAKGWRVPYDAERMKGFKASEDLIDADTGEVVVEAGKKLVARTARQLAEKGLKFLRAQDEDLYTQYIAEDLVNPATGEVYAEAGEEITEKLLKQLVDDGFDEIPVLDIDHITVGPYIRNTLNVDKNSRREEALFDIYRVMRPGEPPTLETAENMFQSLFFDAERYDLSAVGRVKMNMRLDLDAEDTVRILRKEDIFAVVKALVDLRDGKGEIDDIDHLGNRRVRSVGELMENQYRLGLLRMERAIKERMSSVDIDTVMPQDLINAKPAAAAVREFFGSSQLSQFMDQTNPLSEVTHKRRLSALGPGGLTRERAGFEVRDVHPTHYGRICPIETPEGPNIGLINSLATFARVNKYGFIESPYRRIRDGKVTNEVIYLSAMEEAKYNVAQANAAVDAEGRLTDDLIVCRRAGEVIVTPVDKVDFQDVSPKQLVSVAAALIPFLENDDANRALMGSNMQRQAVPLVRADAPFVGTGMEAVVARDSGAAIAARRGGIVDQVDATRIVIRASDEMDPTKPGVDIYRLQKFQRSNQSTCITQRPLVRVGDIVKKGDIVADGPSTEFGELALGRNVLVAFMPWNGYNFEDSILLSENIVAQDVFTSIHIEEFEVMARDTKLGPEEITRDIPNVSEEALKNLDEAGIVYIGAEVAAGDILVGKITPKGESPMTPEEKLLRAIFGEKASDVRDTSLRVPPGVQGTIVEVRVFNRHGVDKDERAQAIEREEIERLAKDRDDEQAILDRNTFARLAEILTGKTGLAGPKGFKKDTVITREVMSEFPRSQWWLFATAEDSLMTEIEAMRKQYDESKKRLEQRFLDKVEKLQRGDELPPGVMKMVKVFVAVKRKIQPGDKMAGRHGNKGVVSRIVPVEDMPFLEDGTHADIVLNPLGVPSRMNVGQILETHLGWAAAGLGKQISKALDAYKKSNDFKALKAEFDAVYEDNEIIASMNENELVEMGQNLRRGVPVATPVFNGAKEADIERLLEQAGLHSSGQSTLYDGRTGEPFDRKVTMGYIYMLKLHHLVDDKIHARSIGPYSLVTQQPLGGKAQFGGQRFGEMEVWALEAYGAAYTLQEMLTVKSDDVAGRTKVYESIVRGEDNFEAGIPESFNVLVKEMRSLGLNVELVNNKVKPGELPPAEAAE; encoded by the coding sequence ATGGTCAATTCGCTCCAGGGTCGCAGGCGCGTCCGCAAGTTCTTCGGCAAGCTCAAGGAAGTGGCGGAGATGCCGAACCTCATCGAGGTTCAGAAGGCGTCCTACGACCAGTTCCTGATGGTAGACGAGCCCAAGGGCGGCCGCGCCGACGAGGGCCTCCAGTCCGTCTTCAAGTCCGTCTTCCCGATCGGCGACTTCTCCGGCGCCTCGCTGCTGGAGTTCGTCAAGTACACCTTCGAGCCGCCGAAATACGACGTCGACGAGTGCCGCCAGCGCGGCATGACCTTCTCCGCGCCGCTCAAGGTGACGCTGCGCCTGATCGTGTTCGATATCGATCCGGACACCCAGGCCAAGTCGGTCAAGGACATCAAGGAGCAGGATGTCTACATGGGCGACATGCCGCTCATGACCGATAACGGCACCTTCATCGTCAACGGCACCGAGCGCGTCATCGTCTCGCAGATGCACCGTTCGCCGGGCGTGTTCTTCGACCACGACAAGGGCAAGACCCATTCCTCGGGCAAGCTGCTCTTCGCCGCGCGCATCATCCCCTATCGCGGGTCCTGGCTCGATATCGAGTTCGACGCCAAGGACATCGTCTATGCCCGCATCGACCGGAAGCGTAAGATCCCGGTCACCTCGCTGCTGTTCGCGCTCGGCATGGACGGCGAGGAGATCCTCAGCCGGTTCTACAACCACATCACCTACACCAAGGACGCCAAGGGCTGGCGCGTTCCCTATGACGCGGAGCGCATGAAGGGCTTCAAGGCCTCCGAGGACCTGATCGACGCCGATACCGGCGAGGTCGTGGTCGAGGCCGGCAAGAAGCTCGTCGCCCGCACCGCCCGCCAGCTCGCCGAGAAGGGCCTGAAGTTCCTGCGCGCGCAGGACGAGGACCTGTACACCCAGTACATCGCCGAGGACCTGGTCAACCCGGCGACGGGCGAGGTCTATGCCGAGGCCGGCGAGGAGATCACCGAGAAGCTGCTGAAGCAGCTCGTCGATGACGGCTTCGACGAGATTCCGGTGCTCGACATCGACCACATCACGGTCGGCCCCTATATCCGCAACACGCTCAACGTCGACAAGAACTCGCGCCGCGAGGAAGCCCTGTTCGACATCTACCGCGTGATGCGTCCGGGCGAGCCGCCGACGCTCGAAACCGCCGAGAACATGTTCCAGTCGCTGTTCTTCGACGCCGAGCGCTACGACCTCTCGGCCGTCGGCCGCGTCAAGATGAACATGCGCCTCGACCTCGACGCTGAGGACACCGTGCGCATCCTGCGCAAGGAAGACATCTTCGCGGTCGTCAAGGCGCTGGTCGACCTGCGCGACGGCAAGGGCGAGATCGACGACATCGACCATCTCGGCAACCGCCGCGTGCGCTCGGTCGGCGAGCTCATGGAGAACCAGTACCGCCTGGGCCTGCTCCGCATGGAGCGCGCCATCAAGGAGCGCATGTCCTCGGTCGATATCGACACGGTCATGCCGCAGGACCTGATCAATGCGAAGCCGGCCGCCGCCGCCGTGCGCGAGTTCTTCGGCTCGTCGCAGCTCTCGCAGTTCATGGACCAGACGAACCCGCTCTCGGAAGTCACTCACAAGCGCCGTCTTTCGGCGCTTGGCCCGGGCGGCCTGACCCGCGAGCGCGCCGGCTTCGAGGTGCGCGACGTGCACCCGACGCATTATGGCCGCATCTGCCCGATCGAGACGCCGGAAGGCCCGAATATCGGTCTGATCAACTCGCTCGCCACCTTCGCGCGGGTGAACAAGTACGGCTTCATCGAGAGCCCGTATCGCCGCATCCGTGACGGCAAGGTCACGAACGAGGTGATCTATCTCTCGGCGATGGAAGAGGCGAAGTACAACGTCGCCCAGGCGAACGCCGCCGTCGACGCTGAGGGCCGCCTGACGGACGACCTGATCGTCTGCCGCCGCGCCGGCGAGGTCATCGTCACTCCGGTCGACAAGGTCGACTTCCAGGACGTGTCGCCGAAGCAGCTCGTCTCGGTCGCCGCGGCGCTGATCCCGTTCCTCGAGAACGACGACGCCAACCGCGCGCTGATGGGCTCGAACATGCAGCGCCAGGCGGTGCCGCTGGTTCGCGCCGACGCGCCCTTCGTCGGGACCGGCATGGAAGCGGTCGTCGCCCGTGACTCGGGCGCCGCGATCGCGGCCCGCCGCGGCGGTATCGTCGACCAGGTCGACGCGACCCGTATCGTCATCCGCGCTTCGGACGAGATGGATCCGACGAAGCCGGGCGTCGACATCTATCGCCTGCAGAAGTTCCAGCGCTCCAACCAGTCGACCTGCATCACGCAGCGTCCGCTGGTCCGCGTCGGCGACATCGTCAAGAAGGGCGACATCGTCGCCGACGGCCCGTCGACGGAGTTCGGCGAGCTCGCGCTCGGCCGCAACGTGCTCGTCGCGTTCATGCCGTGGAACGGCTACAACTTCGAGGACTCGATCCTTCTCTCCGAGAACATCGTGGCCCAGGACGTCTTCACCTCGATCCATATCGAGGAGTTCGAGGTCATGGCCCGCGACACCAAGCTCGGCCCGGAGGAGATCACGCGCGACATTCCGAACGTCTCGGAAGAGGCGCTGAAGAACCTCGACGAAGCCGGCATCGTCTATATCGGCGCTGAGGTGGCGGCAGGCGACATCCTCGTCGGCAAGATCACGCCGAAGGGCGAGAGCCCGATGACCCCGGAAGAGAAGCTGCTGCGCGCCATCTTCGGCGAGAAGGCTTCGGACGTGCGCGATACCTCGCTGCGCGTTCCGCCCGGCGTGCAGGGCACGATCGTCGAGGTCCGCGTGTTCAACCGCCATGGCGTCGACAAGGACGAGCGCGCCCAGGCGATCGAGCGCGAGGAGATCGAGCGTCTCGCCAAGGACCGTGACGACGAGCAGGCGATCCTGGACCGCAACACCTTCGCGCGTCTGGCCGAGATCCTGACCGGCAAGACTGGCCTTGCCGGCCCGAAGGGCTTCAAGAAGGACACGGTCATCACCCGCGAGGTGATGAGCGAGTTCCCGCGTTCGCAGTGGTGGCTGTTCGCGACCGCCGAAGACTCGCTGATGACCGAGATCGAGGCGATGCGGAAGCAGTACGACGAGTCGAAGAAGCGCCTCGAGCAGCGCTTCCTCGACAAGGTCGAGAAGCTGCAGCGCGGCGACGAGCTGCCGCCGGGCGTGATGAAGATGGTCAAGGTCTTCGTCGCTGTGAAGCGCAAGATCCAGCCGGGCGACAAGATGGCCGGCCGCCACGGCAACAAGGGCGTGGTTTCGCGCATCGTGCCGGTGGAGGACATGCCGTTCCTTGAGGACGGCACCCATGCCGACATCGTGCTGAACCCGCTCGGCGTGCCTTCGCGCATGAACGTGGGTCAGATCCTGGAGACCCATCTGGGCTGGGCTGCCGCCGGCCTCGGCAAGCAGATCTCGAAGGCTCTTGACGCCTACAAGAAGTCCAACGACTTCAAGGCGCTGAAGGCCGAGTTCGACGCCGTCTACGAGGATAACGAGATCATCGCCTCGATGAACGAGAACGAGCTCGTCGAGATGGGCCAGAACCTGCGCCGCGGCGTCCCCGTCGCGACCCCGGTGTTCAACGGCGCCAAGGAAGCCGATATCGAGCGGCTCCTGGAGCAGGCCGGCCTGCATAGCTCTGGTCAGTCGACCCTCTATGACGGCCGCACGGGCGAGCCTTTCGACCGCAAGGTGACGATGGGCTACATCTACATGCTCAAGCTGCACCACCTGGTCGACGACAAGATCCACGCCCGCTCGATCGGCCCGTACTCGCTCGTCACCCAGCAGCCGCTGGGCGGCAAGGCGCAGTTCGGCGGCCAGCGCTTCGGCGAAATGGAGGTCTGGGCGCTCGAAGCCTACGGCGCCGCCTACACGCTGCAGGAAATGCTGACGGTGAAGTCGGACGACGTCGCGGGCCGCACCAAGGTCTACGAGTCGATCGTGCGCGGCGAGGACAATTTCGAGGCGGGCATCCCCGAGAGCTTCAACGTTCTCGTCAAGGAAATGCGCTCGCTCGGCCTCAATGTCGAGCTGGTCAACAACAAGGTGAAGCCGGGCGAGTTGCCGCCGGCCGAAGCGGCCGAGTGA
- the rpoC gene encoding DNA-directed RNA polymerase subunit beta', with protein sequence MKQEVMNLFGQQPVQQAFDAIKISIASPEKILSWSYGEIKKPETINYRTFKPERDGLFCARIFGPIKDYECLCGKYKRMKFKGVICEKCGVEVTLARVRRERMGHIELAAPVAHIWFLKSLPSRIGLLMDMPLKDLERILYFESYVVIEPGLTPLKDRQLLSEEEYVRAQEEYGADTFTAMIGAEAIREMLRALDLDQINADLKHEIATTTSELKPKKLMKRLKIIEAFQESGNKPEWMVMTQIPVIPPDLRPLVPLDGGRFATSDLNDLYRRVINRNNRLKRLIELRAPDIIIRNEKRMLQESVDALFDNGRRGRVITGANKRPLKSLADMLKGKQGRFRQNLLGKRVDYSGRSVIVVGPEMKLHQCGLPKKMALELFKPFIYARLDAKGYSTTVKQAKKLVEKEKPEVWDILDEVIREHPVMLNRAPTLHRLGIQAFEPVLIEGKAIQLHPLVCAAFNADFDGDQMAVHVPLSLEAQLEARVLMMSTNNILHPANGMPIIVPSQDIVLGLYYLSIVSDGEPGQGKIFGDFGELEYALHEKVVTLHSKIKYRWTGIGHDGKPYTKIYDTTPGRVILSTALPEHPAVSFDVVNKLMTKKEISGMIDAVYRGCGQKESVIFCDRVMGLGFKHAFKAGISFGKDDMVVPENKWQIVDTTRALAKDYEQQYQDGLITQGEKYNKVVDAWAKCSDKLAQEMMARISTVQKDETGRDKQINSIYMMSHSGARGSPAQMRQLAAMRGLMAKPSGEIIESPIISNFKEGLDVLEYFNSTHGARKGLADTALKTANSGYLTRRLVDVAQDAIISETDCGSDNGIKMRAIVDAGQVVASLGMRILGRAAAEDVVDGDGNVLVAKGVVIEESDIARINAAGVQEVKIRSVLTCETKNGVCATCYGRDLARGTPVNMGEAVGVIAAQSIGEPGTQLTMRTFHIGGAATIADQSFVESNFEGTVKMRNRNVARNSDGDLIAMARNIAIVIVGPDGAERAVHRVQFGSKLRVDEGDKVKRGQRLIEWDPYSRPILAEVDGKVGYEDLVDGMSITETTDEATGISKRVVIDWRGSARTADLKPAMVIQSADGKVAKLARGGDARYILPVDGIISVEPGATVKAGDVLARVSTDSAKTRDITGGLPRVAELFEARRPKDAAIIAEKSGVIGFGKDYKNKRRVTLTPHDGSDGVEYLIPKGKHIHLQDGDVVEVGDYILDGNPAPHDILAIKGVEELAAYLVNEIQEVYRLQGVTINDKHIEVIVRQMLQKVEITESGDSDILTGDQVDRIELEEVNAKLREEGKKPASGVPVLLGITKASLQTRSFISAASFQETTRVLTEAAVNGKSDMLEGLKENVIVGSLIPAGTGAQVARIKQVATRRDDLIVGQKADAAAKAAAEAAAVLPAAE encoded by the coding sequence ATGAAGCAAGAGGTCATGAACCTTTTCGGCCAGCAGCCGGTCCAGCAGGCCTTCGACGCGATCAAGATCTCGATCGCGAGCCCGGAGAAGATCCTGTCCTGGTCCTATGGCGAGATCAAAAAGCCGGAGACCATCAACTACCGCACGTTCAAGCCGGAGCGTGACGGCCTGTTCTGCGCGCGCATCTTCGGGCCGATCAAGGACTACGAGTGCCTGTGCGGCAAGTACAAGCGCATGAAGTTCAAGGGCGTCATCTGCGAGAAGTGCGGCGTCGAAGTCACGCTCGCCCGCGTCCGGCGCGAGCGCATGGGCCATATCGAGCTCGCCGCGCCCGTCGCGCATATCTGGTTCCTGAAGTCGCTGCCCTCGCGCATCGGCCTCCTGATGGATATGCCGCTCAAGGACCTGGAGCGCATCCTCTATTTCGAAAGCTACGTCGTCATCGAGCCGGGCCTGACCCCGCTCAAGGACCGTCAGCTCCTGTCGGAGGAAGAGTACGTCCGGGCTCAGGAAGAGTACGGCGCGGACACCTTCACCGCCATGATCGGCGCGGAAGCCATCCGCGAGATGCTGCGCGCGCTCGACCTCGACCAGATCAACGCCGATCTCAAGCATGAGATCGCGACGACGACGTCGGAGTTGAAGCCCAAGAAGCTGATGAAGCGCCTCAAGATCATCGAGGCCTTCCAGGAATCGGGCAACAAGCCGGAATGGATGGTGATGACCCAGATCCCGGTCATCCCGCCGGATCTGCGCCCGCTCGTTCCGCTCGACGGCGGCCGCTTCGCGACCTCGGACCTGAACGACCTCTATCGCCGCGTCATCAACCGCAACAACCGCCTGAAGCGCCTGATCGAGCTGCGCGCGCCGGACATCATCATCCGCAACGAGAAGCGGATGCTGCAGGAATCCGTCGACGCGCTGTTCGACAACGGCCGCCGCGGCCGCGTCATCACGGGTGCCAACAAGCGCCCGCTGAAGTCGCTCGCCGACATGCTGAAGGGCAAGCAGGGCCGCTTCCGCCAGAACCTGCTCGGCAAGCGCGTCGACTATTCCGGCCGCTCGGTCATCGTCGTCGGCCCGGAGATGAAGCTGCACCAGTGCGGCCTGCCGAAGAAGATGGCGCTGGAGCTGTTCAAGCCGTTCATCTATGCGCGCCTCGACGCCAAGGGCTACTCGACCACGGTCAAGCAGGCCAAGAAGCTCGTCGAGAAGGAGAAGCCGGAGGTCTGGGATATCCTGGACGAGGTCATCCGCGAGCATCCGGTGATGCTGAACCGCGCCCCGACGCTGCACCGCCTGGGCATCCAGGCCTTCGAGCCCGTGCTGATCGAGGGCAAGGCGATCCAGCTCCATCCGCTGGTCTGCGCCGCCTTCAACGCCGACTTCGACGGCGACCAGATGGCCGTGCACGTGCCCCTGTCGCTGGAAGCGCAGCTCGAAGCGCGCGTGCTGATGATGTCGACCAACAACATCCTGCACCCGGCGAACGGTATGCCGATCATCGTGCCGTCGCAGGACATCGTGCTCGGCCTCTACTATCTCTCGATCGTCTCGGACGGCGAGCCGGGCCAGGGCAAGATCTTCGGCGATTTCGGTGAGCTCGAATACGCGCTGCACGAGAAGGTCGTAACGCTGCATTCGAAGATCAAATACCGCTGGACCGGCATCGGCCATGACGGCAAGCCGTACACGAAGATCTACGACACCACGCCGGGCCGCGTGATCCTCTCGACCGCGCTGCCGGAGCACCCGGCCGTGTCCTTCGACGTCGTCAACAAGCTGATGACGAAGAAGGAGATCTCCGGAATGATCGACGCCGTATATCGCGGCTGCGGTCAGAAGGAATCGGTGATCTTCTGCGATCGCGTCATGGGGCTGGGCTTCAAGCACGCCTTCAAGGCCGGCATCTCCTTCGGCAAGGACGACATGGTCGTGCCGGAGAACAAGTGGCAGATCGTCGACACGACCCGCGCGCTCGCCAAGGATTACGAGCAGCAGTACCAGGACGGCCTGATCACCCAGGGCGAGAAGTACAACAAGGTCGTCGACGCCTGGGCGAAGTGCTCCGACAAGCTCGCACAGGAGATGATGGCCCGCATCTCGACCGTCCAGAAGGACGAGACCGGCCGCGACAAGCAGATCAACTCGATCTACATGATGAGCCACTCGGGCGCCCGTGGTTCGCCGGCGCAGATGCGCCAGCTCGCCGCCATGCGCGGCCTGATGGCCAAGCCGTCGGGCGAGATCATCGAGAGCCCGATCATCTCGAACTTCAAGGAAGGCCTCGACGTTCTCGAGTACTTCAACTCGACCCACGGCGCCCGCAAGGGTCTCGCCGACACGGCGCTCAAGACGGCCAACTCCGGCTATCTCACCCGCCGTCTCGTCGACGTGGCGCAGGACGCGATCATCTCCGAGACGGATTGCGGCTCGGATAACGGCATCAAGATGCGCGCCATCGTCGATGCCGGCCAGGTCGTGGCTTCGCTCGGCATGCGCATCCTGGGCCGCGCTGCGGCCGAGGACGTGGTGGACGGCGACGGCAACGTCCTCGTCGCCAAGGGCGTCGTGATCGAGGAAAGCGACATCGCCAGGATCAACGCCGCCGGCGTCCAGGAGGTGAAGATCCGCTCGGTTCTCACCTGCGAGACCAAGAACGGCGTCTGCGCCACCTGCTACGGTCGCGACCTCGCTCGCGGCACGCCCGTCAACATGGGCGAGGCCGTCGGCGTCATCGCGGCGCAGTCGATCGGCGAGCCGGGCACGCAGCTCACCATGCGTACCTTCCACATCGGCGGCGCGGCCACCATCGCCGACCAGTCCTTCGTCGAGTCGAACTTCGAAGGCACGGTCAAGATGCGCAACCGCAACGTCGCGCGGAACTCGGACGGCGACCTCATCGCCATGGCGCGCAACATCGCCATCGTGATCGTCGGCCCGGACGGCGCCGAGCGCGCGGTCCATCGCGTCCAGTTCGGCTCCAAGCTGCGCGTCGACGAGGGCGACAAGGTCAAGCGCGGCCAGCGCCTGATCGAGTGGGATCCCTATTCCCGCCCGATCCTCGCGGAGGTGGACGGCAAGGTCGGCTACGAGGACCTCGTGGACGGCATGTCGATCACCGAGACGACCGACGAGGCGACCGGCATCTCGAAGCGCGTCGTCATCGACTGGCGCGGCTCGGCCCGTACGGCCGATCTCAAGCCGGCGATGGTGATCCAGAGCGCCGACGGCAAGGTTGCGAAGCTCGCCCGCGGCGGCGATGCCCGCTACATCCTGCCGGTCGACGGCATCATCTCGGTCGAGCCCGGCGCGACCGTGAAGGCCGGCGACGTGCTCGCCCGTGTCTCGACCGACTCGGCCAAGACCCGCGACATCACCGGCGGTCTGCCGCGCGTCGCGGAGCTGTTCGAGGCGCGTCGTCCGAAGGATGCGGCGATCATTGCCGAGAAGTCGGGCGTGATCGGCTTCGGCAAGGACTACAAGAACAAGCGTCGCGTCACGCTGACGCCGCATGACGGTTCCGACGGGGTCGAGTACCTGATCCCGAAGGGCAAGCACATCCATCTCCAGGACGGCGACGTCGTGGAGGTCGGCGACTACATCCTCGACGGCAATCCGGCCCCGCACGATATCCTTGCGATCAAGGGCGTCGAGGAGCTGGCGGCTTATCTGGTCAACGAAATCCAGGAGGTCTATCGCCTCCAGGGCGTGACCATCAACGACAAGCACATCGAGGTCATCGTCCGGCAGATGCTGCAGAAGGTCGAGATCACTGAGTCCGGCGACAGCGACATCCTGACCGGCGACCAGGTCGATCGGATCGAGCTGGAAGAGGTCAACGCGAAGCTGCGCGAAGAGGGCAAGAAGCCGGCCTCCGGCGTTCCGGTCCTGCTCGGCATCACCAAGGCCTCGCTGCAGACCCGCTCCTTCATCTCGGCGGCGTCCTTCCAGGAGACCACCCGCGTCCTCACCGAGGCGGCGGTCAACGGCAAGTCGGACATGCTCGAAGGCCTCAAGGAGAACGTCATCGTCGGCTCGCTCATCCCGGCCGGCACCGGCGCCCAGGTCGCCCGCATCAAGCAGGTCGCCACGCGCCGCGACGACCTCATCGTCGGCCAGAAGGCGGATGCGGCGGCCAAGGCTGCTGCGGAAGCCGCGGCGGTGCTTCCGGCTGCCGAGTAA
- the rpsL gene encoding 30S ribosomal protein S12: MPTISQLIRKPRLPVKVRNTAPALENCPQKRGVCTRVYTTTPKKPNSALRKVAKVRLTNGFEVIGYIPGEGHNLQEHSVVMIRGGRVKDLPGVRYHILRGVLDTQGVKNRKQRRSKYGAKRPK, from the coding sequence ATGCCGACAATCAGCCAGCTCATCCGCAAGCCGCGGTTGCCCGTGAAGGTGCGCAACACCGCCCCGGCGCTTGAGAATTGCCCGCAGAAGCGCGGCGTTTGCACGCGCGTCTATACGACGACCCCGAAGAAGCCGAACTCGGCGCTCCGCAAGGTTGCGAAGGTTCGCCTGACCAACGGCTTCGAGGTGATCGGCTACATTCCGGGCGAGGGCCACAACCTCCAGGAGCACTCCGTCGTCATGATCCGTGGCGGCCGCGTGAAGGACCTTCCCGGCGTGCGCTATCACATCCTGCGCGGCGTGCTCGACACGCAGGGCGTCAAGAACCGCAAGCAGCGCCGTTCGAAGTACGGCGCGAAGCGTCCCAAGTAA
- the rpsG gene encoding 30S ribosomal protein S7, producing MSRRHSAEKREVIPDPKFGDIVVTKFMNSVMYEGKKSTAEQIVYGAFDIIEAKTKSEPLGVFKSALENVAPAIEVRSRRVGGATYQVPVEVRSERRQALAIRWLIAAARGRNDKTMVERLSAELMDAANNRGNAVKKREDTHRMAEANRAFSHYRW from the coding sequence ATGTCCCGCCGCCACAGTGCCGAAAAGCGCGAAGTTATCCCGGACCCGAAGTTCGGCGATATCGTCGTGACCAAGTTCATGAACTCGGTCATGTACGAAGGCAAGAAGTCGACCGCCGAGCAGATCGTCTACGGTGCCTTCGACATCATCGAGGCGAAGACCAAGAGCGAGCCGCTCGGCGTCTTCAAGTCGGCGCTCGAGAACGTCGCTCCGGCGATCGAGGTCCGTTCGCGTCGCGTCGGCGGCGCGACCTATCAGGTTCCGGTCGAGGTTCGCTCGGAGCGCCGTCAGGCGCTCGCGATCCGCTGGCTGATCGCTGCCGCTCGCGGCCGCAACGACAAGACCATGGTGGAGCGCCTGTCGGCCGAGCTGATGGACGCCGCCAACAACCGCGGCAACGCCGTCAAGAAGCGCGAAGACACGCACCGGATGGCGGAAGCCAACCGCGCCTTCTCGCACTACCGCTGGTAA